The following coding sequences lie in one uncultured Mailhella sp. genomic window:
- the nudC gene encoding NAD(+) diphosphatase has product MIQDIAPWRFGNEFLSAAPSDDDNVLDVTAEGLLLRKNGLRVPTVREWRAMNEGAGLVYAFRLTRREESERSDAPMTERACAEGREARFFLALRQGDDAPAEPSLWQRTPPSELRSQAAPLPLAAATAQHLAHWYATHRFCGRCGGPVRLSSKERALECPACGEVIYPVIAPCILAAVTNGDKLLLTRYARPGATRLVLVAGFVEIGETAEQAAAREVMEETGLRIRNLRYAGSQPWGFSGTMAVGFFAELDGPEDIRLDASELAEARWVKRADIPSCPDDSSLTMNMISRFARGKV; this is encoded by the coding sequence ATGATTCAGGATATTGCGCCCTGGCGCTTCGGCAACGAATTTCTTTCGGCAGCGCCTTCCGACGACGACAACGTGCTTGACGTGACGGCGGAAGGCCTTTTGCTGCGCAAGAACGGGCTGCGCGTACCCACGGTGCGCGAATGGCGGGCCATGAACGAGGGCGCAGGCCTTGTGTACGCCTTCCGTCTGACGCGCCGCGAAGAATCGGAACGGAGCGATGCGCCCATGACGGAGCGCGCCTGCGCCGAGGGCCGGGAAGCACGCTTTTTTCTTGCGCTGCGGCAAGGGGACGACGCGCCCGCCGAGCCTTCTCTCTGGCAGCGCACGCCGCCTTCCGAACTGCGGTCACAGGCCGCGCCTCTGCCTCTTGCGGCGGCCACGGCGCAGCACCTTGCGCACTGGTACGCCACGCATCGCTTCTGCGGGCGCTGCGGCGGGCCCGTGCGTCTTTCGTCCAAGGAACGGGCGCTGGAGTGCCCCGCCTGCGGCGAAGTGATCTATCCGGTGATTGCTCCCTGCATTCTGGCGGCGGTCACGAACGGCGACAAGCTGCTTCTTACCCGCTACGCGCGGCCCGGAGCCACGCGCCTGGTGCTCGTGGCGGGATTCGTGGAAATAGGCGAAACCGCCGAGCAGGCCGCCGCGCGCGAAGTGATGGAGGAAACGGGACTTCGCATCAGAAATCTGCGCTACGCGGGCAGTCAGCCGTGGGGATTCTCCGGCACGATGGCCGTGGGATTCTTTGCGGAGCTCGACGGCCCGGAAGATATCCGCCTCGATGCCTCGGAACTGGCCGAGGCCCGCTGGGTGAAACGGGCCGACATTCCGTCCTGCCCCGACGACTCTTCGCTTACCATGAACATGATCTCGCGCTTTGCCAGAGGCAAAGTGTGA
- a CDS encoding SUMF1/EgtB/PvdO family nonheme iron enzyme, whose product MLKRTVIVSMLAAGLLLLPSVGEAALKSARKEAAQAADPAALCNPRPAPDDLELPMPCGMKMVLRPVAIPVNGLLGDKSFNMGLSSTDENRGFYEKRRTAHVSAPFRQENLPASWVGRLPADEKDAYCYYFIGKYEITNAQWAAVMDGAAVTEKGDLPKSDISWYDLQEFLRRYNEWLLSEHAGDVPAIDGVPGFFRLPTETEWEFAARGGNLPPEMEVDNDFMLGDGKTVEDYAVFGSRYENPLPVGSRMANALGIYDMAGNVAELVQSGFRFTISDSLEGGGHIRRLHGAEGGLLAKGGSFLSGDEKDVYPGKRVEVRMFQKERDGRFQPYSTRSLGARVVLASINIPGMGRAEAISKEDERLSGSAASAEKAAEAPAAEVAQAASDAAPAADEAKSAAKPASRGDRLVTVKLDGDPLKELEKIYAATSSPFVKSNLDQFRDLLKDVNASLARERDANLLNSLRSAVYKADSLSNIAFRCYQLDFTLRDVKRKIPNLPADKERQMREQILEHYKNLEVSTNFYRLSVKEIAAYPRKDVENKILQLRKEYVGDDRLNTNFRNNLAAFAEHVEFARSQGTSRLTNKMVWNKIIPSKEMLSLLDKLGKEMNKKKGR is encoded by the coding sequence ATGCTGAAAAGAACGGTCATTGTTTCCATGCTTGCTGCGGGGCTTCTTCTGTTGCCCTCCGTGGGCGAAGCCGCGCTCAAGTCCGCCAGGAAGGAAGCCGCTCAGGCGGCGGATCCTGCGGCCCTCTGCAATCCCCGGCCCGCGCCCGACGATCTGGAACTGCCCATGCCCTGCGGCATGAAAATGGTGCTGCGGCCCGTGGCCATTCCCGTGAACGGCCTTCTCGGCGACAAGTCCTTCAACATGGGCCTGAGCTCCACCGACGAAAACCGTGGCTTCTACGAAAAGCGCCGCACCGCGCACGTGAGCGCGCCGTTCCGGCAGGAAAATCTACCCGCGTCCTGGGTCGGCAGACTTCCCGCCGACGAAAAGGACGCCTACTGCTACTACTTCATCGGCAAGTACGAAATCACCAACGCGCAGTGGGCCGCGGTCATGGACGGCGCTGCGGTCACGGAAAAGGGCGATCTGCCGAAGAGCGACATTTCCTGGTACGATCTTCAGGAATTTCTGCGCCGCTACAACGAATGGCTGCTCTCCGAACACGCGGGCGACGTGCCCGCCATCGACGGCGTGCCGGGCTTCTTCCGCCTGCCCACGGAAACGGAATGGGAATTCGCCGCGCGCGGCGGCAATCTGCCGCCGGAAATGGAAGTGGACAACGACTTCATGCTCGGCGACGGCAAAACCGTGGAGGACTACGCGGTGTTCGGCTCGCGCTACGAGAACCCCCTGCCCGTGGGCTCGCGCATGGCAAACGCGCTGGGCATTTACGACATGGCGGGCAACGTGGCCGAACTTGTGCAGAGCGGATTCCGCTTCACCATTTCCGACAGCCTGGAAGGGGGCGGGCACATCCGTCGCCTGCACGGCGCGGAAGGCGGCTTGCTGGCCAAGGGCGGCAGCTTCCTCTCCGGCGACGAAAAGGACGTCTATCCCGGCAAGCGCGTGGAAGTGCGCATGTTCCAGAAGGAGCGCGACGGCAGGTTTCAGCCCTACAGCACGCGCTCGCTGGGTGCGAGAGTGGTGCTTGCGTCCATCAACATTCCGGGCATGGGCCGCGCCGAGGCCATCAGCAAGGAAGATGAGCGCCTGAGCGGCAGCGCCGCATCCGCGGAAAAGGCGGCCGAAGCGCCCGCGGCCGAAGTTGCGCAGGCTGCGTCCGACGCCGCGCCCGCCGCAGACGAGGCGAAAAGCGCCGCCAAACCGGCTTCCCGCGGGGACAGACTGGTCACCGTCAAGCTGGACGGCGATCCGCTCAAGGAACTGGAAAAGATCTACGCGGCCACGTCGTCGCCGTTCGTGAAGAGCAATCTGGATCAGTTCCGCGACCTGCTCAAGGACGTGAACGCCTCGCTGGCGCGAGAAAGAGACGCCAATCTGCTGAACTCGCTGCGTTCGGCCGTGTACAAGGCCGACTCGCTGTCGAACATTGCGTTCCGCTGCTATCAGCTCGACTTCACGCTTCGGGACGTGAAGCGGAAGATTCCCAATCTGCCCGCGGACAAGGAACGGCAGATGCGCGAACAGATTCTCGAACACTACAAGAATCTGGAAGTCTCCACCAACTTCTACCGGCTCAGCGTGAAGGAAATTGCGGCCTATCCGCGCAAGGACGTGGAAAACAAGATTCTTCAGCTGCGCAAGGAATACGTGGGCGACGACCGCCTCAACACCAACTTCCGCAACAATCTCGCGGCCTTTGCCGAGCACGTGGAATTCGCCAGATCGCAGGGCACGAGCCGCCTCACCAACAAGATGGTGTGGAACAAGATCATACCTTCCAAGGAAATGCTTTCGCTGCTGGACAAGCTCGGCAAGGAAATGAACAAAAAGAAGGGGAGATAG
- a CDS encoding HAD family phosphatase, producing MMPSIVFDMDGVLVDSERLVLRSWECVGRDLGLEGLHDLFFRCIGTTHASTQKLFAAVYGDALDYQAFRARTRVYYMEFTKNGVPLKPGVMELLSWLKERGWRTGLASSSREANVRHNMEVTGMGPYFDTLVCGDMLTASKPAPDIYLRACAELGVEPSQSYAVEDSRNGILSASSAGMKALLVPDMVPPDDLMKSRASGVFPDLFAVRDYLSQETGEA from the coding sequence ATGATGCCCAGCATAGTTTTCGACATGGACGGGGTTCTTGTGGACTCCGAGCGTCTGGTTTTGCGCTCTTGGGAATGCGTGGGGCGCGATCTGGGGCTTGAAGGTCTGCACGACTTGTTTTTCCGCTGCATCGGAACCACGCACGCCAGCACGCAGAAGCTGTTTGCGGCGGTGTACGGCGACGCGCTTGACTATCAGGCGTTTCGCGCGCGCACGCGGGTGTACTACATGGAGTTCACGAAAAACGGCGTGCCGCTCAAGCCCGGGGTGATGGAGCTGCTTTCGTGGCTCAAGGAACGGGGCTGGCGCACGGGGCTTGCGAGTTCCTCCCGGGAAGCCAACGTACGGCACAACATGGAAGTCACGGGCATGGGGCCGTATTTCGACACGCTGGTGTGCGGCGACATGCTCACGGCGAGCAAGCCTGCGCCGGACATTTATCTGAGGGCGTGCGCGGAGCTCGGCGTGGAGCCTTCGCAGTCCTACGCGGTGGAAGATTCTCGCAACGGCATTCTGTCCGCCAGTTCGGCGGGCATGAAGGCGCTTCTTGTGCCGGACATGGTTCCGCCGGACGATCTCATGAAAAGTCGCGCTTCGGGCGTGTTTCCCGATCTTTTCGCCGTCCGGGACTACCTGTCTCAGGAGACGGGCGAGGCATGA